CGCTGGGGAAAAGTGCCGGCGACGGGTGTGTCGCCTCAAGGTAGTCGCAAATCACCTGTGACTCGGCCAGAAAGCCGTGCGCCGTCTGCAGGTATGGCACTTTGCCAAGTGGCGAGCATTGCAACATCCCCTCTTCCTGGCAAGGAATCGATTCCGACTCCTCGAAGGGCAAGCCCTTCTCGTACAGCACAACCTTAACCTTGTTGTAGTAGTTACTGACTGGAAAGCCGTACAGCTTCAACATGATGTCTCCCGTGCGGCATGGCCAGCACCTCTGAGGTCGTCGAGGCGCCATGGTCCGTGCGCAGTTTCATGATGCGTCCCTGGTACACCGCGCCCTCTGCGGTCGCGGCGTCGCGTTGGCTGCCTGTCTCGGCTCATGCGGAGAACGTCGTCGACACGGATTGCGCCAAGGGCAACGCGCGCGATAACGGCCATGAGGGCGACCGGCGGCTCCCCGAAGTGTAACGGTATCGCACGGCCGTTCGCACGAGGCGTGACGGGAATCGCGTCCCGAATTCTGCCAGTGCGTCGGGCCGCGCGAACCGCGCGAGGCTTGCGTCAGCCTCGCTGCCAACCGCCGCACCGCAGACCGCCCAGCGGAACAAGCGCTGGCAGCCACAACAAGATCGGCGACAATAGCGGCAACGCGATAGGGGCATCGGTTTGCATTGCCGCGCAACTCGTCAGGAAATTCATTTCCCGACCGACCGGTCGGACGATAGAATGTCGAGTCACACCGCGCTGCGCCATGCGCGCCAACAGAACGACACCGATCGACGACAATCGACACCAACTTCGAGACACTCCGTATGACTGCATCCTCCTCCCCGGCATCCGCGAACGCTCCGGCCAAGGTTATCGATGTGCTAGGCATCGTCGGTGCCGGCGCCATGGGCCGAGGCATCGCCCAAATCGCCGCTCAGGCCGGTTTGCGCGTGAAGCTATACGACACCAATGCCAAGGCCGTACAAGCCGCGCTGGACGCCCTGCGCGACACGCTGGACAAGCTCGCGGCGAAGGGCAAGATCGAGGCGTCGAGTGTCGAGGCGACGATGGGCCGTCTGCAGGCGTGCCATGCGCTCGAGGATCTGGCCGATTGCCAACTGGTGGTCGAAGCCATCATCGAGAAACTCGACATCAAACGCGACCTGTTCCGCTCGCTCGAAGGCATCGTCGCAGCCGATGCAATTCTCGCGTCGAATACGTCGTCGCTGTCGATTACGGCCATCGCGGCAGCGTGCGAGCGTCCGGAGCGCGTGGCGGGTTACCACTTTTTCAACCCGGTGCCACTCATGAAGGTGGTCGAGGTCATCGACGGCCTGCGTACCGCTCCTGAAGTCGGCGATGCCCTGCTCGCGCTGGGCCAGCGCATGGGCCACACGGCCGTGCGCTGCAAGGATATGCCCGGCTTCATCGTCAACCACGCCGGACGCGGCATGAACACCGAAGGTCTGCGCGTCGCCAGCGAGGGCGTGGCGAGCTTTGCCGACATCGATCGCATCCTGCGCGAGCAAGCGGGCTTTCGCCTCGGCACGTTCGAACTGCTCGACCTGACGGCGCTCGACGTCTCGCATCCGGTGATGGAGTCGATCTATCACCAGTTCTTTGAGGAGGCACGCTTCCGTCCGTCGCCGATCACCACCGTGCGCTTTGCCGGCGGGCTGCTGGGGCGGAAAGTCGGCGAAGGCTTCTACCGTTATGTCGACGGCAAACAGCAAGTGCCGGCCGAAGCCCCTGCCCCGGACACCCTGCCGGCCAGCGTCTGGGTCAGCCGGGCCGATGCGCGCGGCTTCGCGGCCGTGATCGAACTGCTGGGCGCGACGGGCGTGAGCATCGAAAGCGGCGACAAGCCGTCGGCGTCGGCGCTGATCGTCGTCACGCCGCTCGGTCTGGATGCCACGACCTGCGCCGTCGAGCAAGGTCTCGACGCCACGCGTACCGTCGCCGTGGATACGCTGCTGCCGCTCGCAGGCGCGAAGCGTCATACGCTCATGACCACACCGGTCACGACACCCGACGCGCGCAACGCGGCACATGCGCTGTTCGCACACGGCGGCACACCGGTGACGGTGATCCGCGACTCGGCCGGCTTCGTCGCGCAACGCGTGATCGCCACCATCGTCAATATCGGCGCGGATATTGCGCAGCAACGCATTGCCACGCCGGGCGACATCGATCGCGCCGTGACCCTGGGTCTGGGCTACGCCAAGGGTCCGCTCGCACTGGGCGACGCCGTCGGTGCACGCCAGTTGCTCACCGTGCTGCGTAACCTGCAATCGTTCTACGGCGACCCGCGTTATCGTCCGTCGCCGTGGCTCTCGCGTCGCGCCCAGCTTGGCGTGTCGCTGCTCACCGACGAACAGTGATCCGGAGATTCGCCCCATGAGCGCCGAACTGCTTGCCGAACGTGTCGACCAAACGCTGGTGCTGACGCTGTCCAACCCCGGAGCGCGCAATGCGCTGCATCCGGATATGTACGCCGCCGGTGTCGAAGCGCTGGCCACTGCGGAGCGCGATCCGTCCGTGCGGGCCGTGGTGCTCACCGGCGCCGACAACTTCTTTTGCGCGGGTGGCAATCTGAATCGGCTGCTGGAGAACCGGCAGAAAGATCCGTCGGTGCAGGCCGCGAGTATCGATGCGCTGGCCGAGTGGATCGAAGCGCTGCGGGCGTGCCCGAAGCCGATCATCGCCGCCGTCGAGGGTGCCGCCGCCGGGGCCGGTTTCTCGCTCGCTCTCGCGTGCGATCTGCTTGTTGCCGCCGAGAACGCCAAGTTCGTGATGGCCTACGTCAAGGTCGGGCTCACGCCCGACGGCGGCGGCTCATGGTTCCTCTCGCAAGCCCTGCCGCGCCCGCTCGCCACCGAGATCCTGCTCGAGGGCAAGCCGGTGCCGGCCGCTCGTCTGGCCGCCGCGGGCCTTGTCAATCGCGTGGTCGCCCCCGGTCAGGCCCGCGCCGAAGCGCTGAACTGGGCGACCGATCTCGCGCAGCTCTCGCCGAACGCCGTCGGCCGCATCAAGACACTCATCGAGAGCGGCGCCAGCGAAACGCTGACATCGCAACTGGGCGCGGAGCGCGACAGTTTCGTCGCGTCGCTCCATCATGCCGACGGTCTGGAAGGGATCAGCGCTTTCCTCGAGAAACGTCCGGCAAAATACGCCTGAGCGTGTGACGGAGGCGCGGCGCACGCGAACCTTCGACGTGCGCCGTCTGTCAACACTTCGCCGCAGCCGCCTATCGGTTGCCGGCCCGTTCAGGAGAATTTCCGCATGAGTTCACTCGGCCATCTGAGTCCCGACACCGGTCCCTTGGCGTTCACACCACCGCAGCGCCGCCGCATCTATCTGATGCGTCACGGCGACGTGACGTACTTCGACGACAGCGGCAAACCCATCGACGCCGATACCGTCCCGCTCAACGAACTGGGCCGCTCGCAGGCCAGCGCCGCCGGGCGCGCCTTCGCGGCCGAGAACATCCGCTTCGACCGCGTGATCGTCAGTGGCCTGCCGCGAACCCGCGAGACGGCCGAGCGTGTGCTGGCCGAGACGGGCCAACACATCGATATCGAGACATGGCCGTGCTGGGAAGAGATTCGCGCGGGCAGCTTGTCCGGCCTGCCACCGGCCGAACTCGCGCAAGCGTTCCTCAGTGCATTCGATGGTCTGGTGCCCGAAGACACGCGATTCATGAATGGCGAATCGGTCCGCGAACTGCTTGACCGCGTGGTGCCGCCGCTCGCGGAACTGCGTGCCGACACCTCGTGGGACACAGTGCTGCTGGTATTGCACGGCGGCGTGAATCGCGCGATTCTCTCGCATGCCCTGCACCCGCTCGGACGGCTCTTTCTGGGCCAACTCGCCCAGACGCCTGCGTGCATCAACGCACTCGACGTCGGGGACAAGCCCGAGGACTGGGTGGTACGCCTGATGAACTTCGCACCACCGCAGCCGCTGCATCGCGACAACCGGCTGACGGTGATGGAGAAGATTTTCGCGTCGTTCCTGCGCACCCGAAAGCGGGGATAAGGTCGATAGAGTTGCAAACGCAGGATCAGAATATTCCGCGGCCGCACGACACCCTGCGGCCGATCGGCAAGTGCACTACGCTGTAGCATCGTCTCGATCAACGTAGCACCGGAAATGCAGGAGACAGCATGGCCGAGGAGCTTGCGCAGGACTTTTCCGCCTTTGCAGGCGAACGCGCGCTAAGTGAGCGCGCGCCCTTCGATACCGCCGCGCTCGCGCGATGGCTGACCGAGCATGTCGATGGCTTCGCCGGGCCGTTGACACTCACACAGTTCAACGGCGGCCAGTCCAATCCCACCTATCGCCTGACGACACCCGGTGCCGCCTACGTGCTGCGAACCAAGCCGGCGCCCACGGCCAGACTTCTCCCCTCCGCCCACGCCATCGAGCGCGAGTACCGCGTGATGAAGGCTCTCGCAGGCACCGACGTTCCCGTCGCTCGCATGCGCGGTTTGTGCGAGGACGAAAGCGTGATCGGACTGGCGTTCTACGTCATGGACTTCGTGGCAGGACGCGTGTTGTGGGACCCGTCGCTCCCCGGCATGACAGCCGCCGAGCGCAGCGCCATCTACGACGAAATGAATCGCGTCATCGCGGCGCTGCACCGGGTCGACTATCGCGCCATCGGCCTCGAGTCCTATGGCAAACCGGGCGACTATATCGCGCGACAAATCGCCCGGTGGAGCAAGCAATACCGCGCGTCGGAGACAGAAACCATCGACGCGATGGATCGGCTCATCGAGTGGCTACCCACCCATCTGCCGACCGACTCGCCCGAGCGCACGACCATCGTGCACGGCGACTTTCGTCTCGACAACCTGATCTTCCATCCCACCGAACCGCGCGTGCTCGCCGTGCTCGATTGGGAGTTGTCCACACTCGGGGATCCGCTCGCCGACTTCAGCTATCACTGCATGGCGTGGCATGTCAGCCCCGGGGTGTTTCGCGGCATCGCCGGACTCGACTGGCA
This window of the Pandoraea fibrosis genome carries:
- a CDS encoding 3-hydroxyacyl-CoA dehydrogenase, whose amino-acid sequence is MTASSSPASANAPAKVIDVLGIVGAGAMGRGIAQIAAQAGLRVKLYDTNAKAVQAALDALRDTLDKLAAKGKIEASSVEATMGRLQACHALEDLADCQLVVEAIIEKLDIKRDLFRSLEGIVAADAILASNTSSLSITAIAAACERPERVAGYHFFNPVPLMKVVEVIDGLRTAPEVGDALLALGQRMGHTAVRCKDMPGFIVNHAGRGMNTEGLRVASEGVASFADIDRILREQAGFRLGTFELLDLTALDVSHPVMESIYHQFFEEARFRPSPITTVRFAGGLLGRKVGEGFYRYVDGKQQVPAEAPAPDTLPASVWVSRADARGFAAVIELLGATGVSIESGDKPSASALIVVTPLGLDATTCAVEQGLDATRTVAVDTLLPLAGAKRHTLMTTPVTTPDARNAAHALFAHGGTPVTVIRDSAGFVAQRVIATIVNIGADIAQQRIATPGDIDRAVTLGLGYAKGPLALGDAVGARQLLTVLRNLQSFYGDPRYRPSPWLSRRAQLGVSLLTDEQ
- a CDS encoding oxepin-CoA hydrolase, alternative type is translated as MSAELLAERVDQTLVLTLSNPGARNALHPDMYAAGVEALATAERDPSVRAVVLTGADNFFCAGGNLNRLLENRQKDPSVQAASIDALAEWIEALRACPKPIIAAVEGAAAGAGFSLALACDLLVAAENAKFVMAYVKVGLTPDGGGSWFLSQALPRPLATEILLEGKPVPAARLAAAGLVNRVVAPGQARAEALNWATDLAQLSPNAVGRIKTLIESGASETLTSQLGAERDSFVASLHHADGLEGISAFLEKRPAKYA
- a CDS encoding phosphotransferase, with the protein product MAEELAQDFSAFAGERALSERAPFDTAALARWLTEHVDGFAGPLTLTQFNGGQSNPTYRLTTPGAAYVLRTKPAPTARLLPSAHAIEREYRVMKALAGTDVPVARMRGLCEDESVIGLAFYVMDFVAGRVLWDPSLPGMTAAERSAIYDEMNRVIAALHRVDYRAIGLESYGKPGDYIARQIARWSKQYRASETETIDAMDRLIEWLPTHLPTDSPERTTIVHGDFRLDNLIFHPTEPRVLAVLDWELSTLGDPLADFSYHCMAWHVSPGVFRGIAGLDWQALGIPDEGAYVARYGERTGIQPPAQWHFYLAYNMFRIAAILQGIMKRVADGTAASQQALDAGKRARPMAELAWEYAQRAQRNTAAGATGSH
- a CDS encoding histidine phosphatase family protein produces the protein MAFTPPQRRRIYLMRHGDVTYFDDSGKPIDADTVPLNELGRSQASAAGRAFAAENIRFDRVIVSGLPRTRETAERVLAETGQHIDIETWPCWEEIRAGSLSGLPPAELAQAFLSAFDGLVPEDTRFMNGESVRELLDRVVPPLAELRADTSWDTVLLVLHGGVNRAILSHALHPLGRLFLGQLAQTPACINALDVGDKPEDWVVRLMNFAPPQPLHRDNRLTVMEKIFASFLRTRKRG